In one Cercospora beticola chromosome 1, complete sequence genomic region, the following are encoded:
- a CDS encoding uncharacterized protein (BUSCO:EOG09261NW2) — translation MPSDIRSFFGGKPAGTPAEKPKSKEEPKKRGRPRKVVEDDEDDDEPVAKKTSPKKSAAKKKVEPEPELEETTASAFFGGGKPKRSEAVRPKKENTGTAQSTPQKATPKAKANGTKASGKTSSRSKKATSYVDLDADDFPDDDMEDNADDEFKAAAKVGKRRGDDYEEGTDEDEDMIQPKRRAAGRQKKLQDNGQDDADPDEDIDMKDTNPDDDFVVPDDDEEIVESKPAKKTPVKSSKKRKSTAIEEDDDDDLEIEEVKPAKKRATPQKKTTAASKKAKKDAPQDSAEVQAIFDSIPTIKPPSPPSKKDGEDGGKPKFQFGAQHANSAVPAGALSDSDMPSGAENCLAGLAFVFTGQLERLGREQGQNLVKRYGGRIMSAPSSKTSYVVLGEDAGPKKLATIQQHKLKVINEEGLFELIRRLPANGGSGAAAEKYAEKMAKEEEQIREQAAELEREEQERKARIAAKAAKQSPVKQASKAAPAASKSDKGKQAADGPDSRLWTVKYAPTQMSMICGNKGQVEKLQRWLRAFPKNQRTGFKMPGPDGSGTHRAVMIHGPPGIGKTTAAHLIAKMEGYDIVESNASDTRSKKLVENGLKGTLAATSLMGYFSQGVEDVKEANKKIVLVMDEVDGMSAGDRGGVGALAAVCKKTQVPMILICNDRKLPKMKPFDFCTFDLPFRRPTTDQIRARIMTIAFREGMKLPPPVINALIEGSGADIRQVINMISQAKLDDQAMCFEDGKDMSKAWEKHTVLKPWDMVGKILGGGLFNEASKSTLNDKTELYFNDHEFAPLMLQENYLGTNPQRSNKYNDQPSRKRLAALELASKAADSISDGDLVDRMIHGSQQQWSLMPTHAVFSFVRPASFVYGSMAGSQTRFTAWLGNNSKTGKLSRFVKEIQGHMRLRVTADKNEIRQTYLPILFEKLVKRLQKEGKDAVPEIIELMDSYYLTKDDWDAILELGVGGADMEHVKIETQAKATFTRQYNQMSHPLPFMKASQVVAPTKAPAKEKPDLEEAFEESADEGPDETAVKKEEDEENDLSKDKYVKQPKKRKAAATKAVASKKKKTAKDDDDDEEEEEKPKKGKGKARAKK, via the exons ATGCCGTCCGACATTCGCTCGTTCTTTGGTGGCAAGCCTGCAGGCACGCCGGCCGAGAAGCCCAAGTCCAAGGAGGAACCCAAGAAGCGAGGCCGACCACGGAAAGTtgtggaagatgacgaggatgacgacgagcCTGTTGCGAAGAAAACTTCCCCTAAGAAGTccgctgcgaagaagaaggttgaGCCAGAACCCGAACTTGAAGAGACGACCGCGAGTGCTTTCTTTGGCGGCGGAAAGCCCAAACGTTCTGAAGCTGTGAGaccgaagaaggagaacacTGGTACTGCCCAGAGCACCCCTCAAAAGGCCACTCCGAAAGCCAAGGCCAATGGCACGAAAGCTAGCGGCAAGACCTCGAGCCGATCGAAAAAGGCTACGAGTTACGTCGACCTTGATGCCGATGATTTCCCCGATGATGATATGGAAGACAATGCAGACGATGAATTTAAAGCTGCAGCCAAGGTTGGCAAGCGGAGGGGCGATGACTACGAGGAGGGCactgatgaggatgaggatatgATCCAGCCAAAGAGAAGGGCCGCGGGCAGGCAGAAAAAGCTTCAAGACAATGGACAAGATGATGCAGATCCGGACGAGGACATCGATATGAAGGACACGAATCCTGATGACGATTTCGTAGTGccagacgatgacgaggagattGTCGAGAGTAAGCCGGCCAAGAAGACGCCCGTCAAaagctcgaagaagcgaaaATCGACTGCaatcgaggaagacgacgacgatgacctaGAGATCGAAGAAGTGAAGCCTGCCAAGAAGCGTGCGACACctcagaagaagacgacagcTGCGTccaagaaagcgaagaaggatgCTCCTCAGGATAGCGCAGAAGTGCAAGCCATATTTGATAGCATACCAACGATAAAACCTCCGTCACCTCCCAGCAAGAAGGACGGTGAGGATGGCGGCAAGCCAAAGTTCCAATTTGGTGCACAGCACGCCAATTCCGCCGTGCCTGCAGGGGCATTATCCGATTCAGATATGCCCTCAGGAGCGGAAAACTGTCTTGCTGGATTAGCATTTGTCTTCACAGGGCAGTTGGAGCGATTGGGCCGCGAGCAGGGACAGAACCTGGTGAAACGCTACGGAGGTCGCATTATGAGCGCGCCATCGAGCAAAACCAGCTACGTCGTGCTTGGTGAGGACGCTGGACCAAAGAAGCTCGCCACCATTCAGCAACACAAGCTCAAGGTCATCAATGAAGAAGGCTTGTTTGAGCTTATACGACGCTTGCCCGCCAACGGAGGTTCcggcgctgcagcagaaaaGTATGCCGAAAAGATGGCCAAGGAGGAGGAACAGATCCGAGAACAAGCTGCAGAGCTGGAAcgtgaagagcaggagcgaAAGGCTCGTATTGCGGCGAAAGCTGCAAAGCAGAGCCCGGTCAAGCAGGCTTCGAAAGCTGCTCCGGCCGCGTCAAAATCGGATAaaggcaagcaagcagcagatggCCCTGATAGTCGATTGTGGACTGTCAAGTATGCTCCGACGCAGATGTCCATGATATGCGGCAACAAAGGACAAGTGGAAAAGCTGCAACGCTGGCTGCGCGCTTTTCCGAAGAACCAGCGGACCGGCTTCAAAATGCCCGGACCAGATGGCTCTGGCACTCATCGCGCCGTGATGATCCATGGACCCCCTGGCATCGGCAAGACCACTGCAGCACATCTTATTGCTAAGATGGAAGGCTACGACATCGTCGAATCCAACGCGTCTGACACTCGCTCGAAGAAGCTTGTTGAAAACGGGCTGAAGGGCACACTAGCAGCCACCTCTCTTATGGGATACTTTTCACAAGGAGTCGAGGACGTCAAAGAAGCAAACAAAAAGATCGTCTTGGTCATGGACGAAGTCGACGGTATGAGTGCCGGAGATCGTGGAGGTGTGGGAGCACTGGCTGCAGTATGCAAGAAGACCCAGGTCCCCATGATCCTGATCTGCAATGATCGGAAGTTGCCCAAGATGAAACCATTCGACTTCTGCACTTTTGATCTGCCTTTCCGTCGACCTACTACCGACCAGATTCGAGCACGCATCATGACAATTGCATTTCGAGAAGGCATGAAGCTACCCCCTCCAGTCATCAACGCACTGATCGAAGGATCTGGTGCCGATATCAGACAGGTGATCAACATGATCAGCCAAGCCAAATTGGACGATCAGGCAATGTGCTTCGAAGACGGGAAAGACATGAGCAAAGCTTGGGAGAAGCACACCGTCCTCAAGCCGTGGGATATGGTGGGCAAGATTCTTGGCGGAGGGCTGTTCAACGAAGCGTCCAAGTCGACCTTGAACGACAAGACTGAACTTTATTTCAATGATCACGAATTTGCACCCCTCATGTTGCAGGAGAACTATCTTGGCACGAATCCACAGCGGTCCAACAAGTACAATGATCAGCCTAGCAGGAAGCGATTGGCGGCTTTGGAACTGGCAAGCAAGGCGGCAGACTCCATTAGTGATGGAGATTTGGTCGACCGCATGATCCACGGCAGTCAGCAGCAATGGTCACTCATGCCCACACATGCTGTCTTCAGCTTTGTACGTCCTGCAAGCTTCGTGTATGGCAGCATGGCTGGCTCGCAGACGCGTTTCACTGCTTGGCTCGGCAACAATTCCAAGACGGGCAAGCTGTCAAGATTCGTGAAGGAGATCCAAGGACACATGCGTCTGCGGGTCACAGCAGACAAGAACGAGATTCGGCAGACATACTTGCCGATTTTGTTTGAGAAGCTCGTCAAGCGCTTGCAAAAGGAAGGCAAGGATGCTGTGCCAGAGATAATCGAGCTCATGGATTCGTACTACCTCACCAAGGATGACTGGGATGCTATTCTGGAGCTTGGTGTGGGCGGGGCTGATATGGAGCACGTCAAGATCGAGACGCAGGCGAAGGCCACGTTTACTCGACA GTACAACCAAATGTCTCATCCGCTGCCATTCATGAAGGCCTCACAAGTTGTAGCGCCGACAAAAGCTccagcgaaggagaagcctgACCTTGAAGAAGCCTTCGAGGAATCCGCTGATGAGGGTCCTGACGAGACTGCCgtcaagaaagaggaagacgaggaaaaCGACCTTAGCAAAGATAAGTATGTCAAGCagccgaagaagcgcaaggctgcTGCTACCAAAGCTGtcgccagcaagaagaagaagaccgcgaaagacgatgatgacgatgaagaagaggaggagaagcccaagaaggGCAAAGGCAAGGCTCGTGCAAAGAAGTAA
- a CDS encoding uncharacterized protein (BUSCO:EOG09260OLB) — MSLAQRDPTRFAATTPDKLARKTWRSLLQLVRVDEKVKLPPLKRYSGRWFPGIRATARAGLASFRYAFLPTVRQRAQTSIYRYLVARAQRKHHRASKLPGGVNRRLLSPREPHSNDGTASTGADSETDSMAYTGPRNDQSFADSLGLRSEGREPGARRKRLAGYLKTANEFRQSYFSQDGARESHSVEDGPGAFPDAAVVRNGNEEMILFPSYARHHVKSKHHEVATPGREMSEEEYWRREWDKNEDVNAIVDVDVRGWIYTPAKGQHTRKQRMVIGLARQLSGIPAPAASTRPGDNGYADQVSSRPSSPTRQQDEDLISLEAENIVRKGQMEERYAQRGAFSEQPSKATDNDSLYGDVPDRGRPKSSYASSIASQDSDTTATPSVQKRQTSAQPGRMTSAELAVANAHLLARLKPFMANPMANSPISAFFYNDKASRQQTVYTDASGHFSFRAALDFIPTHVRVLASEKLSVTEEVHVTAPEGVSLISDIDDTIKHSAISAGAREIFRNAFIRELHELTIDGVREWYTTLADMGVKIHYVSNSPWQMYPVLTSYFKLAHLPKGSFHLKQYSGMLQGIFEPAAERKKGSLEKIMRDFPDRKFVLVGDSGEADLEVYSEVALANPGRVLGIFIRDVTTTPKTGYFDSNSSPGGSGKHSRNHSRHPSGEVLAQSKRLSRPQDTRNDEADLQAAIAASLADMENETRQARRSINPDAIPDDYLSPSRNGSATNPRLPSRPQARRTVSGSSYAASPEEDLIDFSDPSPPAPSTEKFNRNFTPPTPRHATGPKTVSSPPPPPKPAGLKSPPPDAQVSTTTGNSGKTPPPRPRKSSSAVQSTIVPQIQTHQPSPLSQVQRQESTRKAPPPLPERRKVRGAIAKALPMPGSYWQADPSSGASKPKLSPVVSSPLAQSMKTKKSYDDFSPSTSAMGRTTVPPPPRREGTNLSTYSTTSRHTQSNRLSGAWPEDDGLPVSPGDGVSKKEFLWQQRWQRAKTVLERNGVTLRSWRIGADVADVCVKLIEQELRKIEREAKNNSNRNNSGRR; from the exons ATGTCTCTGGCGCAGCGAGA CCCGACTCGGTTCGCGGCGACGACTCCGGACAAACTGGCGCGCAAGACGTGGCGAAGTTTGCTGCAGCTCGTGCGTGTTGACGAAAAGGTCAAACTGCCGCCGTTGAAGCGATACTCTGGACGCTGGTTCCCAGGCATCCGAGCCACCGCACGAGCAGGCCTCGCCAGCTTCCGCTACGCCTTCTTGCCCACCGTCCGTCAGAGAGCCCAGACCTCCATCTACCGCTATCTCGTCGCACGAGCCCAACGCAAGCACCACCGGGCGAGCAAGCTGCCCGGCGGCGTGAACAGACGCTTGCTCTCGCCGAGGGAACCGCATTCGAATGATGGGACTGCCTCGACAGGAGCAGACAGCGAGACCGATAGCATGGCATATACGGGGCCCAGGAATGATCAGTCCTTTGCAGATTCATTAGGCCTGAGGTCGGAAGGGAGGGAACCTGGGGCACGGAGGAAGAGACTGGCTGGCTATCTGAAGACTGCGAATGAGTTTCGACAGAGCTATTTCAGTCAAGATGGAGCACGAGAAAGTCACAGCGTTGAAGATGGCCCAGGGGCATTTCCAGATGCAGCCGTGGTACGGAATGGCAACGAAGAGATGATATTATTCCCAAGCTATGCTAGACACCACGTGAAAAGTAAG CATCATGAAGTTGCAACGCCTGGCCGTGAAATGTCTGAGGAGGAGTACTGGAGACGAGAGTGGGACAAGAACGAGGACGTCAATGCTATAGTGGATGTTGATGTCAGGGGCTGGATCTACACACCCGCAAAAGGTCAACATACGCGCAAGCAGAGAATGGTCATCGGCTTAGCACGACAGCTGTCTGGAATTCCGGCACCAGCTGCCAGTACACGACCTGGGGACAATGGCTATGCAGACCAGGTGTCAAGCCGGCCTTCGAGCCCGACACGGCAACAGGATGAGGACCTCATATCGCTCGAAGCGGAGAACATCGTCCGCAAAGGACAAATGGAGGAGCGATACGCACAACGCGGTGCCTTCTCCGAACAGCCAAGCAAGGCCACCGACAACGACAGTCTGTATGGGGACGTGCCCGACCGTGGTCGTCCAAAGTCGTCCTATGCGAGCAGCATCGCTTCGCAAGACTCCGATACCACTGCTACGCCCTCTGTTCAGAAGCGCCAGACATCGGCCCAGCCTGGGAGAATGACATCTGCCGAGCTCGCCGTTGCAAATGCACACCTCCTGGCCCGCCTCAAACCTTTCATGGCGAACCCCATGGCGAATAGCCCCATTAGTGCATTCTTCTATAACGATAAAGCGTCGAGGCAGCAGACAGTCTACACGGACGCCTCAGGACATTTTAGCTTCAGAGCAGCACTCGACTTTATTCCCACCCATGTGCGGGTCCTAGCATCGGAGAAGCTCTCAGTGACAGAAGAAGTGCATGTTACTGCCCCTGAAGGCGTCAGCCTTATCAGCGACATTGACGACACCATCAAACATTCGGCCATCAGTGCAGGTGCTCGGGAGATCTTTCGTAACGCTTTCATCCGAGAGCTACACGAGCTCACGATCGATGGCGTGCGGGAGTGGTACACAACCTTGGCCGATATGGGCGTGAAGATCCACTACGTATCGAACTCGCCATGGCAAATGTACCCGGTTCTGACAAGCTACTTCAAGCTTGCGCATCTACCCAAGGGTTCCTTCCATCTGAAGCAATATTCCGGGATGTTGCAGGGCATCTTCGAGCCTGCTGCAGAGCGCAAGAAGGGCTCGCTTGAGAAGATTATGCGAGACTTTCCAGACAGAAAATTCGTCCTGGTTGGTGACAGTGGAGAGGCAGATCTCGAGGTGTATTCCGAAGTTGCACTGGCCAACCCTGGCAGGGTCCTGGGCATCTTCATCCGAGACGTGACGACCACGCCAAAGACGGGCTACTTTGATTCAAATAGTAGCCCTGGTGGGAGTGGAAAACACTCCCGCAACCATTCGCGACACCCAAGTGGTGAAGTTCTTGCTCAGTCGAAACGACTTTCAAGGCCTCAAGATACTCGAAACGATGAAGCCGATCTTCAagcagccattgctgcctCCCTCGCAGATATGGAAAACGAGACGCGGCAAGCACGAAGGTCCATCAATCCTGATGCGATACCTGACGATTATCTGTCACCAAGCAGAAACGGCAGCGCCACAAATCCTCGTTTACCTTCACGGCCCCAAGCACGGCGTACAGTCAGTGGCTCAAGCTATGCTGCGTCACCGGAAGAGGATTTGATCGATTTTTCGGACCCAAGTCCTCCTGCACCTTCGACCGAGAAATTTAATAGGAACTTCACTCCGCCGACACCTCGTCACGCAACAGGCCCGAAAACTGTAtcgtctcctccaccgccaccaaAACCAGCTGGGCTTAAGAGCCCCCCGCCTGACGCTCAAGTTTCAACGACTACCGGGAATAGCGGTAAGACGCCGCCGCCTAGGCCACGGAAATCCTCAAGTGCGGTGCAGTCCACTATTGTGCCACAGATCCAAACGCATCAACCATCACCCCTTTCGCAGGTACAAAGGCAGGAGTCAACTAGGAAAGCACCGCCTCCACTACCAGAAAGGCGTAAAGTTAGAGGCGCAATCGCCAAAGCCTTACCCATGCCCGGAAGCTACTGGCAAGCAGATCCCTCTTCTGGGGCGTCAAAGCCCAAGCTTTCTCCGGTCGTGTCTTCGCCTCTAGCTCAGTCGATGAAAACAAAAAAGTCGTACGACGACTTCAGCCCAAGCACATCAGCAATGGGTCGCACAACAGTCCCGCCGCCCCCAAGAAGAGAAGGGACAAATCTAAGCACTTATTCAACTACATCACGCCATACGCAAAGTAATCGACTATCTGGAGCCTGGCCAGAAGACGACGGGCTGCCTGTGAGTCCTGGGGACGGAGTGAGCAAGAAGGAATTTCTATGGCAGCAAAGATGGCAGCGGGCGAAGACTGTGCTCGAGAGGAACGGCGTAACACTACGTTCCTGGAGAATTGGAGCTGATGTTGCGGACGTCTGCGTCAAACTCATTGAACAAGAGCTGCGAAAAATCGAACGCGAAGCTAAGAACAACAGCAATAGAAACAACAGTGGGCGCAGATGA
- a CDS encoding uncharacterized protein (BUSCO:EOG09263PXH): MDYDAFGATDGDDSGPKITIRETSNTTIRFRLSNTSLALANSVRRVMLAEVPTIAIDLCQIESNTSVLADEFLAHRLGLIPLSTKGVDEMVDFRDCTCDEYCDNCSVVLRLNAANRNSDQNLKVFARDLFVESGAPGATYNRTSSMNGSSSDDLPPRGSPIIADPAGQGPLICQLRKGQELRIKCIAKKGIAKEHAKWAPTAAVGFEYDPWNKLKHTTLWYETDPKAEWPEPQKNGDWEEPPQEGEPFDYAAEPTNFYFELEGTGVMPPDQILHSGIRVLQAKLAGIIRDLNSDGQSGDQNGYGGFSPNGDPMTNGGQSAYGGGTAYGADGYGGGTAYGGNTAYGNGAGSVYGTTPYGSRPY, encoded by the exons ATGGACTACGACGCATTCGGCGCCAccgatggcgatgacagcGGGCCAAAGATCACAATCCGAGAG ACTTCGAATACCACGATCCGCTTCCGATTGTCCAACAcctcgctcgcgctcgccaACTCCGTACGTCGCGTAATGCTCGCAGAAGTACCCACCATCGCGATCGATCTCTGTCAAATCGAAAGCAACACCTCTGTCCTCGCTGATGAATTCCTCGCGCACCGATTGGGACTCATCCCACTGAGCACAAAAGGCGTAGACGAAATGGTAGATTTTCGAGACTGCACATGCGACGAATACTGCGACAACTGCAGCGTCGTCCTCCGACTAAACGCCGCCAACCGCAACAGCGACCAAAACCTCAAAGTCTTCGCGCGAGACCTCTTCGTCGAATCCGGCGCTCCAGGCGCAACGTACAACCGCACGAGCTCCATGAACGGCTCCTCATCCGATGACCTCCCCCCACGCGGCTCACCCATCATCGCCGACCCAGCCGGTCAAGGCCCTCTAATCTGCCAGTTACGCAAAGGCCAAGAACTGCGAATAAAATGCATAGCAAAGAAAGGCATAGCGAAAGAACACGCAAAATGGGCACCTACAGCAGCCGTAGGATTCGAATACGATCCGTGGAACAAATTGAAGCACACAACACTTTGGTACGAAACCGACCCGAAAGCCGAATGGCCAGAACCGCAAAAGAATGGCGACTGGGAAGAACCGCCGCAAGAAGGGGAACCCTTTGATTATGCTGCAGAGCCCACGAATTTCTATTTCGAACTCGAAGGAACGGGCGTCATGCCTCCGGATCAGATTTTACATTCGGGAATTCGGGTCTTGCAGGCTAAATTGGCTGGTATAATACGAGATTTGAACTCGGATGGACAATCGGGTGATCAGAATGGTTATGGGGGTTTCAGTCCGAATGGGGATCCTATGACGAACGGTGGGCAGAGTGCGTATGGTGGAGGGACGGCATATGGAGCTGATGGGTATGGAGGTGGAACGGCGTATGGTGGGAATACGGCGTATGGTAATGGGGCGGGAAGTGTGTATGGAACTACTCCGTATGGGTCAAGGCCGTATTGA